One Campylobacter sputorum genomic window, TTGCTCTTGCATTTTTAAAATCTATATAGTAAGCGTGTTCCCAAACATCTACAACAAGAAGTGGAACTTTGCCATCTGTGATAGGTGTAGCAGCATTGCTTGTGCCGACTATTTCTAATTTATTATTTTTTAGATTATGAACTAACCAGAGCCAACCAGAGCCAAAAAGCCCAGTTGCAGCAGCTATAAATTCTGATTTAAAATCTGTAAAGTCTTTTTCTAAAGCCTCATTTAGCTCACTACTCATAGATGATTTTTTAGCAATACAATCCCAATAAAAATCATGATTGTAAACTTGTGCGGCATTATTAAAAAGTCCTCCTTCTGATTTCATTATGATGTCTAATAAATGATCATCTTTTAAAGGACTATTTTCTAGTTGCTTATTTAGATTGTTTATATAAGTTTGATGATGTTTTCCATAATGAAAAGAACAGGTTTCTTCGCTTACAACTCCACTAATATCTTTTGGTTCAAAAGGCAATTTTCTTAACTCAAACATTTTTTCTCCTTATTAAAAATATTAAAAATATTATACATAATAATGGTAAACCAAAAATAAAAATTTTTCTAATTAATAAATTTTATTATATGAGTTGATTTTTGAAATTTTAAATTTGAGAAAATGAAAAATAAGAAGTAGAGTGGGGGGAGAAAACTCCCCAAATATATTATCTTTTTGAGAATTGCGGGCTTCTTCTAGCCTTTCTTCTACCATATTTTTTACGCTCAACAACACGACTATCTCTAGTTAATAAACCTTTTGGTTTTAATAAAGCTCTAAAATCAGCGTCCATTGAAGCAAGAGCTCTTGAAATCCCGTGTCTTAAAGCCTCAGCTTGTGCACTATAGCCACCACCAAGTGTTTGTGCTTTAATATCCATAGAAGTTTCTTGTTTTGTTACAAGAAGAGGTTGAACAACTTTAAGTTTAATAGCCTCATGACCACCAAGCCAAGTGTTTAAATCCATTCCATTTACTGATATTTTACCGCTACCTGGCTTTACCCAAACCTTAGCTACGGCTGTTTTTCTTTTTCCTGTTGCGTAAACTATAGCCATATTACTTTCCTTCTTTCTTTATTTGAGCGGTATGAGGATGTTCGCTTCCTTCATAAACTTTAAGTTTTTTAATCATATCTTTGCCTAATTTTGTTTTTGGAAGCATTCCACGAACTGCAAGTTTATATAATTTTACTGGATTTTTTTCAAGTAAATCACCAAATTTTTCGCTTTTAACACTTCCAAAATATCCTGAATGTCTGTGATATAATTTGTCTTCAGCTTTATTTATACCAGTTACGATAGCCTTTGAAGCATTTATGATAACCACATAATCTCCACAATCAACATTTGGAGTATAACATGGTTTATGTTTTCCGCGTAATAAAGTAGCTACTTCTGTAAGCAATCTACCAAAAATTTTACCATTAGCGTCAATCACAACCCAGTCGCGTTTGATTTCGCTTGGCTTAGTTATCTTTGTCATAATTTAACCCTTTGCCTAAAAATATTCCGTGATTTTATTTAAATATTACTTATATTTTGCTTAAATTAAGTTATTTATAAGAAATTTTATACAAGTTCTATTTGAGAACCATTTTGAAGTAAAAAAACAAGATATCCATT contains:
- the rplM gene encoding 50S ribosomal protein L13, translated to MTKITKPSEIKRDWVVIDANGKIFGRLLTEVATLLRGKHKPCYTPNVDCGDYVVIINASKAIVTGINKAEDKLYHRHSGYFGSVKSEKFGDLLEKNPVKLYKLAVRGMLPKTKLGKDMIKKLKVYEGSEHPHTAQIKKEGK
- the rpsI gene encoding 30S ribosomal protein S9, with the protein product MAIVYATGKRKTAVAKVWVKPGSGKISVNGMDLNTWLGGHEAIKLKVVQPLLVTKQETSMDIKAQTLGGGYSAQAEALRHGISRALASMDADFRALLKPKGLLTRDSRVVERKKYGRRKARRSPQFSKR
- a CDS encoding superoxide dismutase encodes the protein MFELRKLPFEPKDISGVVSEETCSFHYGKHHQTYINNLNKQLENSPLKDDHLLDIIMKSEGGLFNNAAQVYNHDFYWDCIAKKSSMSSELNEALEKDFTDFKSEFIAAATGLFGSGWLWLVHNLKNNKLEIVGTSNAATPITDGKVPLLVVDVWEHAYYIDFKNARAKYLEEFYNHINWEFVSKAYEWSKKEALESVRFYINEVHPEAKKA